The DNA region AAAACACAGCGCCGaccctaaaaataaaataaacatgcattGCAATTAAGCTACACCTGGTAAAAATGTTGGATAATGGGAGGATAGAGATTACAGTAAGGAGCTACTTACAATAACACAGTTCTTGCCAATGTGGACATATGATCCTATCTGTGCAGCGTTGACCACACAGTCCTCCTCGATGAACACATGATCCCCAATGTGCAAGGGGAAGAAAGCCACGCTGATGTACACAGAACAAGAAGAGTTCGATCATGCACACAGTATCAgagagaaaacagatgtttttcctTGAAACCAGACCAGCAGCACTGCTCACCCTTTGCTGAATTTCTTGAACGGAGGTCTGATCACACTGCGACTTTTAATGACACAGTGGCGCCCGACTCTGACATTAGCGAGATCTCCTCTGATGATACAGTCATTCATCACGATGGTCTGACAAACAGAGGCCATTTCACAGAGTTAACACACAGCTGGGGAACAGAACAAGACCAAACAAAGAAGAGAAAACTCACTTTTCCATTGAGAACTATGTTTTGACTGCCACAAAGAACCGACTGTCTGCTGACTTTGTTCCCTGATGCCTAGAGAAATCAAACGTGAACGTTTAATAAACATTTACTGACTAGGAAGTTATGACAAACTAACACTTGTGCTGGAGAATGATCTTTGTTTATAATacatgtcctcatttgtaagtcgctttggataaaagcgtctgccaaatggtTTGCAGAGACATAGTAGTCGGCTCAGATCATTCTCAATTtattaacgttaacgttacttgCAGCCGCAGCCGACGGATATTATGGATTTTATAAACACAACGTTACCGTCTCGATGTATTCAGCCTTGTTGTATAATATTTCACACAGCTCCATCTCTGCAAAATTGTTGTTTTGCTGGCGAACCACTTCATACGACCAGCAGCTGTCAACCGCTCCCTCGCTATTTCCGCTTCCGGTTATACCAAAACATCACTTGTAAGAACATAGTACAAAATAACAAGggcattttttatattatttatacaattgtattatttatatgatataaCTTCATTGCatatacacaaatattttaaCGACAAAGGtctatataaaatatgttttatgtaaTATGTCTCCGTTCATTTACCATTTTAgttcatttatcttttttttgtaattgaatgTGAATTCGTTTTATGCTTCGGATTTGAATGTATTACGAATCAAATTTGATTTATGCTTGAATCTcgtgttattttcttttttttaaaatgcaaagttgtgTAACCTGCTAAACCCTCTGTAACCGCGTGATGACGCTGCTGTGTCGTGTCACAGTTTGGTTTTAACTCCCGATGTCCCGCAGCACGGAGGCGGTACTATTTCAAAACGTGCTTCATTACTGTCTATGATTAATCCACTGAAGCTCTGAGCTCGTGGGCTCATATCTCCCCCACAATGCTGATCATGAGCTTTTTGTTCGTCTGTAAAAACAAGTTTATGTAGAAATAATGTTAAAGTTTACTATGCAGAAGTTAGTGCAGTATGCAAATTCCATAAAAACGAAAAATATGCGCCATAAATTATTATAGTAAGATATGGACTGTAaaacaaagactatagaataccttTAAAGTGACTTTGTTGTGAATTTAGACTGCACTATAaacttgcattttatttttgtcttttccatTTCTAAtggttgttttaatttttagCACATTCTGTCCAGTTCAAGCACCTCTGCAGTATTTCTGTCAGCTCTGGAACAATACACAGCCCCCTCACCTTGTGCTCAAGCAAACGCATTGTTGTGTAAGACGGTCCTGTAATCCCTCGCTGACCACATCTGCCAGCTTGAAATTCTCTATTAGTTATACAATCCCACAGATCAGTTATCACAATATGATAGCTGAGGTCACTTTGACATTAGTTATTCAGTTGTATCCACAGCTATAGGCTACACTGTGAGCCCCTGCAACCAACATCCCTCCTCATGGTGCGTTGCCCTTCATGCATCTTTAACAGAAACAGTTAActgtaaaatctatttttattggACCAGGCAGAGAAATGTGTTGATGACTGGCTGCTGGCGTCTGTGTGGGGGGATATGTCTTGCCCCACTGAGCCTTTATCAATAGATTTACATCAGGAACACATATCCAGCATCTGAACTCAAGAAAATGTTTATATGCCTCCAAGCACTGAGGAGGTGCCCTTATCTCCTCGTATATCTGCTAAAGGGACTGTTTTGATGTTCACACAAGCAAGACTTCACTGGTTTCATCACCAAATGTGGTATTTTATTCTGTCTTGTTCTGAGATTACTGCCTCTACAGTGTTTGTCAGGGGTCTTCAAATAACATAAactattttcatacttttctgaatCATGCTTCTCTTAGCAGTGAAGTTCTCACCACTAGCTGAGCTAAAAATAGCACAGGGGTCACCGTGTCTAGAGAATGTGCTTTTATGtactttgtgtgtgtctgtgtgtgtgtgtgtgtgtgtgtgtgtgtgtgtgtgtgttaatgcacAGTATAAGACTTGTGGAGTCTTGCCATCATCGTATAGTCATCACTGCAGCCGCCAGGGTTTCACGAGGactttatataatacatacagcCTCCATGTCTGTGGGCGATGGCCATGCTATATCTATCTGTTGAGAAGAGCCAGTGGAGCCTAAGTCAGGACTGTATTGAGTGTGTCGAGATGATTTGTTCAGGCTGTGCTTAAAGAGTAAAGAAAACTGGAGGCACTGTTACCTTGTCTCTTGTCTCTCTGTCCTTTAATTGTTATAtctttctctcctgattcagagtgTGTAGGTTTTTGTCTCTGTTGACTGGTTATGTAATGCTTCCTGTTTTGGGAAAATGCTATCCTAATGCCATCCTCCCTGCAACTGGATGATATTGAGTCATATACTTACTTTGGTATAATGGCCATTTGAAATAGATGGTGGGCAAGACGCGCTGTGTGCAGTAAATATACAAACAACACTGTTCACAAGTCAATAAGAGTTTTTTTAGAGCAAGTCTCCtatcaccaaagctgcattttgtcaaaatacagtaacaattatattattcttataatattgtgaaatattacaatttaaaatccctgttttctatgtaaatatattacaaatataatgcATTCCActgttgcaaagctgaattttcagtcttcaatgtcacatgattcttcagaaatcattctaatatgctgatttcctgcttaaggaacatttatcattattatcaatgttgaaaatagttgtgctctctctctctctctctattgatttgaaatagaaatcttttgaaacattagtAACAtaatttctgtcacttttgactaaataaatgcatcattgctgaccccaaactttagaatGGTAGTATATAAACACGTTTAGCATTTGTAGAgtatttaaaatgcatgtttaatttGATAGGTGTGATGTTGTTGTGttcttaatttacatttttaaatgtcaactGGCCATGTTTGAACAAGATTACACATTCTATTAATAGAGCACTGAGAAAATGACCCTGACATAAAAAGCACAGTTCTTTAATGATCAGTTACTTGAAATGAAATGTAACAACAACATGATTACATTCATGTTCTTCATCCAAAGCAATTAACAGCAtccaaattacaaaaatattcccTTTAATAGCCTTGTTCACACATAATAAAAAATCAAGTAGTTGCCTTTTAGACCTTTTTAGCGTCACTCTATAGAACATCTGTGTCTTGATTAGCCGAGTCTGTTTTAGCATTCCTCTAATCTTTATATctgacaacaaataaataaatgaatgattaatcagATTCAATCATGAGAAGATAAAACAGAGGGGACAATTATGTGAAATATGCTTTTGTGTCTGAAAAACAATGGACACTTTGAGGTTTCAGCAGCGCTGTGTGTCCTGTCCTTGCTTTGGTGCTCCACAGTGAGGTGACCTGATTTTGCAGGCTCTGAGGGAGAGAACTTTCTATGCGGAGGTTAAGACAGCCTGTCTGAGTCAGAACACATGTATAAGTAACCATCACACTTACCTTCCTTTTCCTGCTTTTCACATCAGTCTAAATGAAGATGTGTCCTCCTTTGAACTGAAAATATGAGAATGTTTTTTTCGTCTTTAACTATTGTACATGTTGTACTTTTACAGTTAATCTAGAACTGGGTATCTAGAACCATGAGTTCCAGAGGGCCGAGAGAAGGGGAATAAAATGGGAGAGAAAAGGTTATTTCTTAAAAAGATATATTTTAGAGATGTCAAAGTTAATACGTTAACTTCTgacattaatgacatttttatattattagtattattattagattaataCATTACAGTATACATAAAAAGGACAAGCCATTATTTTTCAAACTAAATCTTCTATTATGAAATTATTTctattaataattgtaaatatataattattattattattatccacaaCAATGaatattttgcagtatttattattatttattatatgttgttgttgttattattattgttgttctgTTCATCTgtctttcattttatatatatatatatatatataaatgtagatACAGTTGTCTTTATGTTTGAGGTAGGGTGTCTCTCACAAGGGTATCATATTTGGGGGCTTTATGACATTTAAAGTTTGAAAACCCACAGTTAGTCCCGTTCTATCTGAGAAGTGCAGGCAATTTAGTATAATTCATGAAATATGGTGTCATAAAACGTAACCAAGAATTACATAGTTGTGTTATGCAAGCACTATAATCCATATTTCAGATTTGAGAGGTTATTTGCAGTAATGATGAAGTGCTTGATGCAGGTATTAGTCGTAACATAGAGTGATGTGCCCAAACAACGTTGCATAACACTTCAAATCAGCTCTACGTCTAATTCCATGTTACCCATATGTCACCTTGAGAGTGGCTTAGGTCAACAATCATGCACAGGTAATACACTTATAATAGTTTAACGATCAAACATACTTTATGCTTATGTTTACTTATGATGCCGTCAGTTCTGCATGTCTTTGACATAGGTCACCGCTGTCAGTCTGGGGATGTCCCTTGTAGGGCAGGCCTGATTTGGTGACATCTGGCTGGAGTGTCACATTGACAGCTGTGTCTTGGTGCCAAGCAGAGCGGCTAGTGACAGGTGGGTCCTGCCAAAGGGACGCATACAGGCACACACATCCAAGCAGTCTCTGGACAGCGGACACTTTCCTCCGTCTCTCTCTGACGGCAACCGGCACAATGCAGGGCTCTTTCCTCCAGGCCCGCTGTGAACAGCCAATCATGACCACAGACTGGGGTCTTCCTCTGATCATCGCTCTTCTGCTACTGGGGCTCCTCTATGCATTCCTCTACCTGCCTGCAATCACGCAAAGAGCTCTGCTGGAACAGGCCCTCGCCAACCAGACAGCCACCGAGGACTTCCTTCCTAAAGAGGACTGAGCAGAAGTCTGCATTCATCCACCTAGGACTGACACGGCTGTTTTTATGATGTCCTTCTATACAAGTAACCTGAACCTTAAAATTAGTGAAGCAGCGCGTTTCTCTTCTCGGCCCCAGCGTTTCTTTTAAGTTTTTGCTTTATGCACAAGACTAAGACTCCAAGAATAGATCCAGCTCTGGAGATGTGAATGGTGAATCATATTTTACCACAGTTGGAGGAGGACTGTGCAGCACTGAGATTTCTCGTCTCATAGGACAACCTTGTGTTTCCAGTCCAGCCCGAGGGAGAGGAATTAGTCATACAGAAGTCATCATTGCAGCTTATCATGTCAGCCAGAAAGAATCACTATGATATTagaacttgtaaaaaaaaaaaaccctgcttaaTCAAACCAGCGCATCTAATCTATTCAGCTCGAGGAAGGTGGGTGCCTTTGGATGTAAACCagtgaagaaaataaaagaaaaatagtaattgttgtaaatgtaactgtaaaaggAATGATTGCGATTGGCTGATCTGTAATTCTTTTGTCAAAACATTAAGACTTTTAAGAGATTAATGCATAATTTATAAGACGTACGGTTCTTTTAAGAGATTTGTGTGTGATTTATGTGCACTTTTAACACAAAATGTAGTTAAATTTCATACATAATATTCAACAAATTGCATGTAATGTCTTTGAAGCCTATGAACTTTGTAAATGATTCATATTCATGACAAGATcttatttatacaatatttaagCCAATAAAGTTCTGTATTGCTGTATGTCGTCAAATGATGTGCATGTTTATATCATTGCTAGAATGAGTTGCTTCATCTTTCATCATTAAATTGAATGTGGCTGCTAACTGTGATCTGTGGATATGTTCAGAGAACAGGACGATGGAGGGCAGACTTCTACTCTGTTGAAATCCTGCAGCCTCCACTGTGATGTAACAAAGCCAgcatatgtatgcatgtgtgtgtgagtgtgagtgtgtgtttgtgtgtgtgtgtgtgtgtgtgtgtgtaggtgagggaaagagacagagaaaattATATAGAGCTGATATCATGACATTGTCAAACAGGAATAAGAAAAATACGATATTAGTGATTTTAGGACCCCTATTGATTTCAGTTATGTGCCattaaaagaattttaaaaactATATACAAAAGAGAATTTTTAACCTAACctaaatctaaaaaatatttttatttaaaattattaaaccaACACACTATCAGCTTAATAAATGGACACGAATAGGCTACTTGAGTTTCTTAGTAAATGGCCTCCATTAATTTGGCTATTTGGCTAAAAGTCTAAAGTGCTTAAAACATTATAGGAGCAAGGATTCAGAAGATTTCTAGGATCGTGGTGCTTTTGTTTAGTGAGGTAAGCTGTTTTAATCAACAGCCTTCAATAAAAAGGAGATCTATTTTGCTTTATTGTACTTGACGGGAGTGCCCCATCATCAGATTAGAGCGTAATCTCTCACTGTTTTACTGTCACTGGCAGTGGATGTGGGGTGTCCACTAATCTCACTTGTTTGTGCACACGGACATATATGTTCAGCAAATGCATAATTGCATGCTATGCGTTCGTGTGAACGAGCCTAACTAAAGGAACAGTTTTATCTGATACTTGACTAAATTAGTAGTTAAAAAAATGCTATGTAACTTATTATACTTTGATAAATTTCCTCACAGTCATAGCTCTGAAATGGACTTTAACAGCTACATGTACTATAAAAATGCCGCCTAACACCATTCACCCTAAAGTCATTGGTTCCCAGGTGTCTTGTGACCAAACGTCTTTGACCTCAG from Carassius carassius chromosome 1, fCarCar2.1, whole genome shotgun sequence includes:
- the LOC132120169 gene encoding dynactin subunit 5-like, which encodes MELCEILYNKAEYIETASGNKVSRQSVLCGSQNIVLNGKTIVMNDCIIRGDLANVRVGRHCVIKSRSVIRPPFKKFSKGVAFFPLHIGDHVFIEEDCVVNAAQIGSYVHIGKNCVIGRRCVLKDCCKILDNTVLPPETVVPPFTVFSGCPGLFSGELPECTQELMIDVTKSYYQKFLPLSQI